The following coding sequences are from one Acidobacteriota bacterium window:
- a CDS encoding hemolysin III family protein, whose product MISARLKALSVDEVANSLTHGFGLLLSFAGFVFLLALAVIKGDGWHIASAVVYGLSLVILYAASTLYHSEVEPGRKHLLQLVDHCCIYLLIAGSYTPFLLLLMRNSFGFGLLAFVWAFALFGIAMKVIFRGRFNAVGVVSYLAMGWIGVLVVHPLYLILGWEPLALVIAGGASYTLGVIFYGWHKLRHHHAIWHGFVLGGSVLHYLAIVMFVFR is encoded by the coding sequence ATGATCTCGGCTCGCTTAAAAGCACTTTCCGTTGATGAGGTGGCAAATTCGCTCACCCATGGCTTCGGGCTTTTGCTTAGCTTCGCGGGGTTTGTTTTTCTTCTCGCTCTTGCAGTAATTAAAGGCGACGGCTGGCACATCGCGAGTGCGGTGGTTTACGGCCTCTCGCTGGTTATTCTCTACGCCGCATCGACGCTCTACCATTCAGAGGTCGAACCCGGCCGCAAGCACCTGCTCCAACTCGTCGATCACTGCTGCATTTACCTCCTGATCGCAGGCAGCTACACTCCTTTTCTTTTGCTGCTGATGCGTAACTCCTTCGGCTTCGGGCTGCTCGCCTTCGTTTGGGCATTCGCTCTCTTCGGCATCGCGATGAAGGTCATTTTCCGCGGGCGTTTCAATGCGGTCGGCGTTGTCTCGTACCTCGCGATGGGTTGGATCGGCGTCCTCGTCGTCCATCCGCTTTATTTGATCTTGGGCTGGGAGCCACTTGCTCTTGTGATAGCCGGCGGGGCCAGCTACACGCTCGGTGTCATCTTCTACGGCTGGCACAAATTACGCCACCACCACGCCATTTGGCACGGCTTTGTCCTTGGCGGTAGCGTTTTGCATTACCTCGCCATTGTTATGTTTGTGTTTCGATAG
- the hflX gene encoding GTPase HflX encodes MSTVNGFVKGLKHNQLKRIEKLVSRRVPQNTIISNELARQMSEISNETGRQIGVLINRKGQVEYVMVGDAKSIEMPDFGRSRAGSGRFRGLRCVHTHLQNEKLTQDDLTDLALLRLDLMAIIQVDRNTGLPGLVHAAHLLPGNAEAIASNGDAEPFALLSPAIPANLDTDFTELITSLESEMVRVRKTARSGQGARERAILVGISTGAAMDAEESMAELRELALSADVMVVDTIIQRRPQVDPKTVLGRGKLQELLIRSMQLGADLIVFDQELSPAQVREISKVTDLKVIDRPQLILDIFAQRAQSREGKLQVELAQLRYMLPRLIAGQDSAFSRLAGGIGGRGPGETKLETDRRRVRDRISQLEKQVEGLARQRQERRKARVQRDLPVISLIGYTNAGKSTLLNILTRSEVYAERKMFATLDPTSRRLRLPEEREVIINDTVGFIRDLPKDLVAAFRATLEEIQESDLLLHVVDSANPRALQQIDSVEKIIGELGYSELREIVVLNKSDAASPETLEELRRQVTLDSNRDCVAISAIRGEGLGEMLSKIGMAIGSSELAATHSV; translated from the coding sequence ATCAGTACTGTCAATGGCTTCGTAAAGGGGCTCAAGCACAATCAGCTCAAGCGGATCGAAAAGCTCGTGTCGCGGCGGGTGCCGCAGAATACAATCATCTCAAATGAATTGGCGCGTCAGATGTCTGAGATCTCGAACGAGACCGGAAGGCAGATCGGTGTGCTGATCAACCGCAAGGGCCAGGTCGAATATGTAATGGTTGGCGATGCGAAGAGCATCGAGATGCCCGACTTCGGCCGTTCGCGTGCGGGTTCGGGCCGCTTCCGTGGCCTTCGGTGCGTTCATACGCATCTGCAGAATGAAAAGCTGACGCAGGACGACCTTACTGACCTCGCGCTGCTCAGGCTCGACCTGATGGCGATAATTCAGGTCGATCGCAACACCGGGCTTCCGGGACTTGTCCACGCTGCCCATCTTTTGCCGGGGAATGCCGAAGCGATCGCGAGCAACGGCGACGCCGAGCCTTTCGCACTTCTTTCGCCGGCGATACCGGCAAATCTCGATACTGATTTTACCGAGCTCATCACGTCGCTTGAGAGCGAGATGGTTCGCGTTCGTAAAACTGCCCGCAGCGGCCAGGGCGCTCGCGAACGGGCGATCCTTGTCGGCATCTCGACCGGAGCGGCGATGGACGCCGAGGAATCGATGGCCGAGCTTCGCGAGCTGGCACTTTCGGCGGATGTGATGGTCGTCGACACAATAATTCAGCGGCGTCCGCAGGTCGACCCAAAGACCGTGCTTGGCCGCGGTAAGCTACAGGAATTGCTGATCCGCTCGATGCAGCTCGGGGCTGACCTGATCGTCTTCGATCAGGAGCTCTCGCCGGCACAGGTCCGCGAGATATCGAAGGTGACGGACCTGAAGGTCATCGACCGGCCGCAGCTTATTCTTGACATCTTTGCCCAGCGTGCTCAATCGCGGGAAGGTAAGCTGCAGGTCGAACTCGCCCAGCTTCGCTATATGCTTCCGCGTCTGATCGCCGGGCAGGACTCGGCATTCTCGCGGCTCGCCGGCGGCATTGGCGGCCGCGGCCCGGGTGAAACAAAGCTCGAGACCGATCGCCGGCGTGTCCGCGACCGGATCTCCCAGTTAGAGAAGCAGGTCGAAGGGCTCGCCCGTCAGCGACAGGAGCGGCGAAAGGCCCGCGTTCAGCGCGATCTTCCGGTCATCTCGCTGATCGGCTATACGAACGCAGGAAAGTCGACGCTGCTCAATATACTGACGCGTTCCGAAGTTTATGCCGAGCGAAAGATGTTTGCGACACTCGACCCGACCTCGCGACGGCTGCGGCTGCCCGAAGAGCGGGAAGTGATCATTAACGATACGGTCGGGTTCATCCGCGATCTTCCGAAAGACCTGGTCGCCGCATTCCGTGCTACGCTCGAAGAAATACAAGAAAGCGATCTGCTGCTTCATGTGGTCGATTCGGCAAACCCGCGGGCCCTTCAGCAGATCGATTCGGTTGAAAAGATCATCGGCGAATTGGGCTACAGTGAGCTTCGCGAGATCGTTGTGCTGAACAAGTCAGATGCCGCGTCGCCGGAGACGCTCGAGGAACTTCGCCGGCAAGTAACGCTTGACAGCAACCGCGATTGCGTGGCAATTTCAGCTATTCGCGGTGAGGGGCTCGGGGAGATGCTCTCCAAGATCGGAATGGCGATCGGCTCCTCGGAACTTGCGGCAACGCATTCGGTCTAA
- a CDS encoding ACT domain-containing protein: MFSNLSPNASYSLTLRVKIHNKPGKLGEVTTAIGKTGGDIEGIDIASVGRDFLIRDITVNASSENHDKEIIECLKDIDGVEVIHVSDRTFLMHLGGKIEVVSKAPLKTRSDLSMAYTPGVARVCQAIHKDPEKVFNLTIKKNTVAVISDGTAVLGLGDIGPAAAMPVMEGKAQLFKEFGGVDAFPICLNTKDPHEIVQTIKNIAVAFGGINLEDISAPRCFEIEERLKEELDIPVFHDDQHGTAVVVLAALINALKIVGKRMEDIKVVVNGIGAAGVACSKIVMAAGVKNIVGCDTVGAIYDGRKEHMNWVKDWYARNTNPNKETGSVHDVIAGADVFFGLSAPGTITVDDLKKMNTDPIVFAMANPVPEIMPEEAEGHVAVMATGRSDYPNQINNVLCFPGIFRGALNCRASRINEQMKLAAANAIAGIIGDDELHPDYIIPSVFDRRVGEAVAAEVEEAAYASGVARRSRSTSETEF, encoded by the coding sequence ATGTTCAGCAACTTATCACCTAACGCAAGTTACAGCCTCACACTTCGCGTAAAGATCCACAACAAACCCGGAAAGCTCGGCGAGGTCACTACCGCCATCGGCAAAACCGGCGGCGACATCGAGGGCATCGACATCGCAAGCGTCGGCCGCGATTTCCTGATCCGCGACATCACCGTCAACGCCTCAAGCGAGAACCACGATAAAGAGATCATCGAATGTCTGAAAGACATAGATGGGGTCGAGGTCATCCACGTCAGCGACCGAACGTTCCTGATGCACCTCGGCGGAAAGATCGAGGTGGTCTCCAAAGCTCCGCTGAAAACTCGTTCCGATCTTTCGATGGCATACACGCCCGGCGTCGCCCGCGTTTGTCAGGCCATCCATAAGGACCCGGAGAAGGTCTTTAATCTCACGATAAAGAAGAATACCGTTGCGGTCATCTCGGATGGAACTGCGGTGCTCGGGCTCGGCGACATCGGCCCGGCGGCGGCAATGCCCGTTATGGAGGGCAAGGCACAGCTCTTTAAAGAATTCGGCGGTGTCGATGCATTTCCCATTTGTCTCAACACCAAAGACCCGCATGAGATCGTCCAGACCATCAAGAATATCGCCGTTGCGTTCGGCGGCATCAATCTCGAGGACATATCCGCACCTCGATGCTTTGAGATAGAGGAGCGGCTGAAAGAAGAGCTCGACATCCCCGTCTTTCACGACGATCAGCACGGGACCGCAGTTGTTGTGCTCGCTGCCTTGATCAATGCCTTGAAGATCGTCGGCAAGCGGATGGAAGACATAAAGGTCGTCGTCAATGGCATCGGAGCGGCTGGCGTAGCGTGTTCGAAGATCGTAATGGCCGCCGGCGTGAAGAACATCGTCGGCTGCGACACCGTCGGAGCGATCTATGACGGCCGAAAGGAACACATGAATTGGGTAAAGGACTGGTACGCCCGGAACACGAATCCCAACAAAGAAACCGGATCGGTGCACGATGTGATCGCCGGTGCCGACGTATTCTTCGGCCTTTCCGCTCCTGGGACGATCACGGTCGACGACCTCAAGAAGATGAACACTGACCCGATCGTCTTCGCGATGGCGAACCCTGTGCCGGAGATCATGCCGGAAGAGGCCGAGGGACACGTTGCGGTTATGGCGACCGGGCGTTCTGATTATCCGAACCAGATCAACAACGTGCTCTGCTTTCCCGGAATCTTCCGCGGGGCACTCAACTGCCGGGCATCGCGGATCAATGAACAGATGAAACTAGCCGCCGCAAATGCAATTGCAGGAATTATCGGCGACGACGAACTCCATCCCGATTACATCATTCCGTCGGTATTCGACCGGCGCGTCGGTGAGGCTGTTGCGGCCGAGGTCGAAGAAGCAGCATACGCCTCAGGAGTCGCCCGCCGAAGCCGTTCGACGTCCGAAACGGAGTTCTGA
- a CDS encoding type IV pilus twitching motility protein PilT, protein MLNRIDDLLRMAMSFGASDLHLRAGAVPVIRVNGELRLLGGSNKLTQEETLEMAFSMMSNRQKQHFKDVFEVDIGYGVKGLGRFRVNIFQQRNSIGIVARVISDKIANFSELGLPPILNKVSEEMRGLILVTGTTGSGKSTTLAAIVDHINEVRNCHIVTIEDPIEFLHKDKKSYITQREVDVDTRSFAEALRGSLRQDPDVILVGEMRDLETIETALVAAETGHLVLSTLHTLDAQETLTRIISAFPPFQQKSIRIQLAGLLKSVISQRLMKTTEGNARIPAVEVLISTPLIRDYILHEEKTVSIRDAIAAGTSQYGMQTFDQSLFYLYSSGLITLEEALRGSTNPDEFRLRLAGIQNTTAMAKESMEKASGVGTIQDLIIR, encoded by the coding sequence ATGCTCAACAGAATTGACGATCTCCTTCGGATGGCGATGAGCTTCGGTGCTTCCGACCTGCATTTGCGGGCCGGTGCAGTGCCGGTCATTCGCGTCAATGGCGAACTCAGATTACTTGGCGGGTCGAACAAGCTTACGCAGGAAGAGACGCTCGAAATGGCGTTCTCAATGATGTCAAACCGCCAAAAGCAGCACTTCAAGGACGTTTTTGAGGTAGATATCGGCTACGGCGTAAAGGGTCTCGGACGATTTCGCGTCAACATTTTCCAGCAGCGAAACTCTATCGGAATCGTCGCCCGCGTTATTTCCGACAAGATCGCGAACTTTTCCGAGCTCGGCCTGCCGCCGATCCTGAACAAGGTCTCGGAAGAAATGCGCGGCCTGATTCTCGTTACCGGCACGACCGGTTCGGGTAAATCGACAACCCTCGCTGCGATCGTCGATCATATCAATGAGGTCCGAAATTGCCACATCGTGACGATCGAAGACCCGATCGAATTCCTCCACAAGGACAAGAAATCCTACATCACGCAACGCGAGGTCGATGTCGATACGCGGAGCTTTGCCGAAGCCCTTCGCGGCAGCCTTCGGCAAGACCCGGACGTAATCCTCGTCGGCGAAATGCGTGACCTTGAGACCATCGAGACCGCTCTCGTAGCCGCAGAAACAGGCCATCTTGTGCTCTCGACGCTCCATACGCTCGATGCACAAGAGACGCTGACGCGAATAATCTCGGCATTTCCGCCGTTTCAGCAAAAATCGATCCGCATCCAGCTCGCCGGGCTTCTGAAGTCGGTAATTTCGCAGCGTTTGATGAAGACAACCGAGGGCAACGCCCGAATTCCGGCGGTCGAGGTGCTTATATCGACACCGCTTATTCGCGACTACATCCTGCATGAGGAAAAGACCGTCTCGATCCGGGATGCGATAGCCGCTGGCACGTCGCAATACGGTATGCAGACCTTCGACCAATCGCTTTTTTACCTTTATTCTTCGGGGCTTATCACGCTCGAAGAAGCACTTCGTGGCTCGACCAATCCGGACGAGTTTCGGCTCAGGCTCGCCGGCATCCAGAATACGACCGCCATGGCGAAGGAATCGATGGAGAAAGCAAGCGGCGTCGGGACCATTCAAGACCTTATTATCCGGTAA
- the bla gene encoding class A beta-lactamase: MKRLSFTLIAIGLLLFVSCSAERAANTATPPAEATPTPTPAVSRDAELERAFAEIAKDSQGRVGVYARVVETGESAELNADERFAMQSVVKVPISMAVLKQVEEGRLSLDQTITIDKDEFVRRGMHSPIRDKAEHSDGYLLSSRHELRDLIAFAVSESDGTAADVVQRVAGGADGVNAYLESVGVEAMKVTYTHKEFSNNIGRQTANWTTPKGAAALLEKLLESSTADTADGRALTKPNAELLLRFMTETWTGANRLKGMLPPGTVVAHKTGSSGTFNGLTPTANDVGIITTPSGRRILIAVLVGDSRADEKTRDAVIARIAKAAWDKWAVGG; the protein is encoded by the coding sequence ATGAAAAGACTTAGTTTTACCCTGATCGCCATCGGTCTTTTGCTGTTCGTTTCGTGCTCTGCGGAGCGTGCGGCGAACACGGCGACTCCCCCGGCCGAAGCTACACCGACGCCAACTCCCGCCGTCAGCCGCGATGCCGAGCTTGAGCGTGCGTTTGCCGAGATCGCGAAGGACTCGCAGGGGCGAGTCGGCGTTTATGCCCGCGTCGTCGAGACCGGCGAATCGGCGGAGCTCAACGCGGACGAGCGGTTCGCCATGCAGAGCGTCGTCAAAGTGCCGATCTCGATGGCGGTTTTGAAGCAGGTCGAAGAAGGTAGGCTTTCGTTGGATCAGACAATCACAATTGATAAGGATGAGTTTGTCCGACGCGGGATGCACTCGCCGATTCGCGATAAGGCCGAGCACTCCGACGGATACTTACTTTCCTCGAGACACGAACTCAGGGATCTAATCGCGTTCGCAGTTTCCGAAAGCGACGGGACAGCGGCTGACGTCGTTCAGCGAGTTGCTGGCGGAGCCGACGGCGTGAACGCATATCTCGAGTCGGTTGGCGTGGAGGCAATGAAGGTCACCTACACGCACAAGGAGTTTTCGAACAACATCGGGCGGCAGACCGCGAACTGGACCACGCCGAAAGGTGCCGCTGCATTGCTTGAAAAGCTGCTTGAATCTTCTACGGCGGATACAGCAGACGGCCGTGCCCTAACCAAACCGAATGCCGAACTTCTGCTGCGATTTATGACCGAGACCTGGACCGGGGCGAACCGGCTAAAGGGAATGCTTCCGCCCGGGACCGTCGTCGCCCACAAGACGGGAAGCTCCGGCACATTCAACGGACTTACGCCGACGGCAAACGACGTAGGCATCATCACAACGCCGTCGGGCCGACGCATTCTGATCGCCGTGCTGGTCGGCGATTCGCGGGCGGACGAAAAGACCCGCGACGCGGTCATCGCCCGAATCGCAAAGGCCGCCTGGGACAAATGGGCCGTTGGCGGTTAG
- a CDS encoding 30S ribosomal protein S1, which produces MATEVNKAAEETENGTAAAKEVAETAKAEAAMETADEALGSNDIDFGAILEQFEQDQVTYHSGDIVEGKVVGVSDHGVLVDFGYKSEGIIPGDEFPDGPDSVKVGDVVEVMIRNISTGDAPPLLSRDDAANRKVWADIEEAYKNEQPIVGKIVSKTKGGLNVDLGGVEAFLPGSQIDSRPVGNLDAYIGQDIEAQIIKFSRKRNNIVLSRKVITDQVINEQKAETLGVIEVGHVIEGTVKNLTEYGAFVDIGGIDGLLHVTDMSWGRIQNPGEMFKPGDNIQVKVIKLDREKEKISLGYKQLHPDPWSTVVEFYPVNTKLTGKVSSVADYGIFVELQPGVEGLVHVSEISWSKRPGSPKKLFRRGDEVEVQVLGVDTDERRISLGMKQMQDNPWDSVAARFPVGTKIRGKVRNLTDFGAFVEVEDGIDGLVHISDITWGRKLQHPKELLKKDQEVDAIVTNIDIAGQRLSLSMKDLTPSSWESFIATHKPGDTIRGKVSRFTNFGIFVELGEGLEGLCHISEISDERVEKAEDVVQIGQEMDFKILRIENEEQKIGLSHRSVGKDDEPIVDTRQYTSVAKGGMASLGELANLKFGSAAQQPAEEKKADKKADKKAEPAAEEKVEQPAPEPSAEEAAEEPVAETAETVEAPAEEVSETQTEEATSEVKADEAVAEATAAEETAEVAEAAAEETVEPAAEAETPIEAESSNEEAAEETTA; this is translated from the coding sequence ATGGCAACTGAGGTTAACAAAGCAGCGGAAGAGACCGAGAACGGCACCGCCGCGGCAAAAGAAGTAGCAGAAACGGCAAAAGCTGAAGCGGCAATGGAGACCGCTGATGAGGCGTTGGGCTCGAATGACATCGACTTTGGCGCGATTCTCGAGCAGTTTGAGCAGGACCAGGTGACGTACCACTCCGGCGACATCGTCGAAGGAAAGGTCGTCGGTGTCTCCGACCATGGCGTGCTCGTCGATTTCGGCTACAAAAGCGAAGGGATCATCCCGGGTGATGAATTTCCCGATGGCCCTGACTCCGTAAAGGTCGGCGACGTTGTCGAAGTGATGATCAGGAACATCTCGACCGGAGATGCTCCGCCGCTACTTTCCCGCGACGATGCGGCTAACCGAAAGGTTTGGGCCGATATCGAGGAAGCTTACAAGAACGAGCAGCCGATAGTCGGCAAGATCGTCAGCAAGACCAAGGGCGGCTTAAATGTTGACCTCGGTGGTGTTGAGGCATTTCTCCCGGGTTCGCAGATCGATTCGCGTCCGGTCGGCAATCTCGATGCTTACATTGGCCAGGACATCGAAGCACAGATAATCAAGTTCAGCCGCAAGCGGAACAACATCGTTCTCTCGCGAAAGGTCATTACCGATCAAGTAATCAATGAACAGAAGGCCGAGACGCTCGGTGTGATCGAGGTCGGCCACGTCATTGAAGGCACGGTCAAGAACCTTACCGAATATGGTGCGTTTGTCGATATCGGCGGCATCGATGGGCTTCTCCACGTAACAGATATGTCGTGGGGAAGGATCCAGAACCCCGGCGAGATGTTCAAGCCCGGCGACAATATTCAGGTAAAGGTCATCAAACTCGACCGCGAAAAGGAAAAGATCTCGCTCGGCTACAAACAGCTTCATCCTGACCCCTGGTCAACGGTCGTGGAGTTCTATCCGGTCAACACGAAGCTTACCGGCAAGGTCTCGTCGGTTGCCGATTACGGCATTTTTGTCGAACTGCAGCCGGGAGTCGAAGGACTCGTCCACGTTTCTGAGATCTCGTGGTCAAAGCGTCCGGGAAGCCCGAAAAAGCTGTTCCGCCGTGGTGATGAGGTCGAGGTGCAGGTTCTGGGTGTTGATACAGACGAACGCCGCATCAGCCTCGGCATGAAGCAGATGCAGGATAACCCTTGGGATTCCGTCGCTGCCCGCTTCCCGGTCGGCACAAAGATCCGCGGCAAGGTTCGCAATCTTACAGACTTCGGTGCATTTGTTGAGGTCGAGGACGGCATCGATGGGCTCGTTCATATCTCGGACATCACCTGGGGCCGCAAGCTCCAGCACCCGAAAGAACTTCTCAAGAAAGATCAGGAAGTTGATGCGATCGTAACCAATATCGACATCGCCGGACAGCGTCTCTCGCTTTCGATGAAGGACCTCACGCCAAGTTCATGGGAGTCGTTCATCGCAACCCACAAACCGGGTGATACTATCCGCGGAAAAGTTTCGCGGTTCACCAACTTTGGTATTTTCGTCGAACTCGGCGAAGGGCTTGAGGGGCTTTGCCACATCTCGGAGATTTCCGATGAGCGTGTCGAAAAGGCCGAGGACGTCGTTCAGATCGGCCAGGAAATGGACTTTAAGATCCTCCGCATCGAGAACGAAGAACAGAAGATCGGCCTATCGCATCGTTCGGTCGGCAAGGACGACGAACCGATCGTTGATACCCGCCAGTACACAAGCGTGGCGAAGGGCGGAATGGCTTCGCTTGGCGAACTGGCCAATCTGAAGTTCGGATCGGCCGCTCAGCAGCCGGCTGAGGAAAAGAAAGCCGATAAGAAAGCAGATAAAAAGGCCGAGCCTGCAGCAGAAGAAAAGGTTGAACAGCCCGCTCCTGAGCCTTCAGCAGAAGAAGCAGCTGAAGAGCCGGTGGCTGAAACAGCAGAAACGGTAGAAGCTCCGGCCGAAGAGGTTTCTGAAACGCAAACCGAAGAAGCGACCTCTGAAGTAAAGGCTGACGAGGCAGTTGCCGAAGCGACCGCCGCCGAAGAAACGGCCGAGGTTGCGGAAGCGGCCGCTGAAGAAACCGTAGAACCGGCCGCCGAAGCCGAAACTCCCATCGAAGCTGAATCATCCAATGAGGAAGCAGCAGAGGAAACGACTGCGTAG
- a CDS encoding HU family DNA-binding protein: MTKADLVERVAVEAELTKKDAEQLVEIVLDSIIHSLNEGEKIELRGFGSFRIRERNSRKGRNPKTGAAVDIPAKRVAYFKPGKELKELINT, encoded by the coding sequence ATGACAAAAGCAGACCTGGTCGAGCGTGTCGCGGTTGAAGCGGAACTCACGAAAAAAGATGCGGAGCAGCTGGTAGAGATCGTACTTGACAGTATCATCCACTCGCTGAATGAGGGTGAAAAGATCGAGCTTCGTGGATTTGGGAGTTTTCGTATTCGCGAACGCAATTCGCGAAAGGGCCGGAACCCGAAGACCGGTGCGGCCGTCGATATCCCTGCAAAACGGGTCGCCTATTTCAAACCCGGTAAAGAACTCAAGGAACTGATCAACACCTGA
- a CDS encoding HDIG domain-containing protein, with amino-acid sequence MKQKMEDLRSPVGRYLTKAGDEIRQRFEKLSSAQRFWIGFAILAFATTLLIENPFSRPIGGSGYKAGDVSRDTIISPADIYFVDEAETERIKQVARDAERPIFVYEPRRADEAVQSFRSAWEDLQTKVAAAPPANRANANVNAAPASVAWSGPGGTELGRIFAARRFSSNEIDAVTRLLRENSGGDIFGDQDRQFLQGEIIIVDRQRPTDTRSSTRPMTTMTSLSDARAKLKEGIGEIRSLSEEEREAFYAATAPLLQPSVVYDSSATEAAKQAVADGVAPVAVSLNRGDRVVTQGETISPAVLTQISAVENYYANTRVWNRFFGLLLLISALYWIAWKFIEHRGIVPRLALSQFKTFALFGSLTLTQVLLMAIFFRLAEFTATQNIRPPMNDPSIWAFAIPFAFGSLVMTLLADRRTALFTGLFSAVLAGFLAPRGFEFTVYAIIASSVATYGIGRYRSRQTVTLAGALVGAASAGVAVALIAFTQQPLILNTIVLSIACGLASGVLTAAFTAVLLPVFENVFGILTDVKLLELSNADLPALGQLALRAPGTNQHSHAVGQLAEEACRVVGGNALLSRIGALYHDIGKSAAPEHFVENQLGKNPHDRLKPAQSAKIIISHVTYGVKLAKEMGLPQRIIDFIPQHHGTRTLHYFLKKAQAEARDENEISENDFRYPGPKPQFREAAIMMIADSCEAAARSLAEPTPENIRFIVTKIIDAIVSDDQLDECDLTLRELTQIREAMIRSLVAIYHSRIDYPGYTPPQSGQYKITPEALDSEERGVRYMDPDDIPVSPGGEIEDEAIDRSHKPDRAENKADGSSA; translated from the coding sequence ATGAAGCAAAAGATGGAGGACCTGCGATCTCCCGTTGGCCGCTACCTGACGAAGGCGGGCGACGAGATCCGTCAGCGCTTTGAGAAACTTTCGTCCGCTCAGCGGTTTTGGATCGGGTTTGCCATACTCGCGTTCGCTACAACTTTGCTGATCGAGAATCCTTTTTCGCGCCCGATCGGTGGATCCGGCTATAAGGCCGGCGACGTCTCCCGCGATACGATCATTTCTCCCGCTGATATTTATTTTGTCGATGAGGCCGAAACCGAGCGGATCAAGCAGGTTGCCCGCGATGCCGAACGCCCGATCTTTGTCTATGAACCCCGGCGGGCCGACGAGGCAGTGCAGAGCTTCCGCTCCGCCTGGGAAGACCTGCAAACGAAAGTAGCCGCGGCCCCTCCGGCCAACCGAGCGAATGCCAATGTTAACGCCGCTCCGGCGAGCGTTGCTTGGAGTGGGCCGGGCGGAACCGAACTCGGGCGAATTTTTGCCGCAAGGCGTTTCAGCTCAAATGAGATAGATGCGGTAACGCGGTTATTGCGTGAGAATTCGGGCGGCGATATTTTCGGCGACCAGGACCGTCAGTTTCTTCAGGGCGAGATAATTATCGTTGACCGCCAGCGGCCGACGGATACCCGTTCCTCTACTCGGCCAATGACGACGATGACATCGCTTTCAGATGCGCGAGCCAAGCTGAAAGAGGGTATCGGCGAGATCCGCAGCCTATCCGAAGAAGAGCGCGAAGCATTTTATGCGGCGACCGCTCCGCTTCTGCAACCGAGCGTTGTTTACGATAGCTCCGCGACCGAAGCCGCAAAGCAGGCCGTGGCCGATGGCGTCGCCCCGGTTGCGGTCTCGCTAAATCGCGGCGACCGAGTCGTTACGCAGGGCGAGACGATCTCGCCAGCCGTGCTTACGCAGATCTCTGCGGTCGAGAATTACTACGCGAACACTCGCGTTTGGAACCGCTTCTTCGGCTTGCTGCTGCTTATTTCGGCGCTTTATTGGATCGCCTGGAAGTTCATCGAGCACCGCGGGATCGTGCCGCGGCTTGCCCTTTCGCAGTTTAAGACGTTCGCACTTTTTGGCTCGCTAACACTTACCCAAGTGCTCCTGATGGCGATATTCTTCCGGCTTGCCGAGTTCACGGCAACACAGAACATCAGGCCGCCGATGAATGACCCGAGCATCTGGGCATTTGCGATCCCTTTCGCTTTCGGCAGCCTTGTTATGACGCTGCTTGCCGACCGGAGAACGGCGCTCTTTACCGGGCTTTTCTCGGCAGTGCTTGCCGGCTTTCTGGCACCCCGCGGATTTGAGTTTACGGTCTATGCGATCATTGCATCATCGGTCGCGACCTATGGCATCGGACGTTACCGTAGCCGGCAAACGGTAACGCTCGCCGGTGCGTTGGTCGGTGCGGCGAGTGCCGGAGTTGCGGTTGCTCTTATCGCATTTACCCAGCAGCCGCTGATTCTCAACACGATCGTGCTCTCGATCGCCTGCGGGCTCGCGAGCGGCGTGTTGACCGCTGCTTTCACGGCGGTTCTGCTACCCGTATTCGAGAACGTCTTCGGCATTCTGACGGACGTCAAACTGCTCGAGCTTTCGAACGCCGACCTTCCGGCACTCGGCCAGTTGGCTCTGCGGGCTCCGGGCACCAATCAACACTCGCACGCCGTCGGCCAGCTCGCCGAAGAGGCGTGCCGCGTTGTTGGCGGAAACGCCCTTCTTTCGCGGATCGGAGCTCTTTATCACGACATCGGAAAATCAGCGGCGCCGGAACACTTCGTCGAAAATCAGCTCGGCAAGAACCCGCACGACCGGCTGAAACCGGCGCAAAGCGCGAAGATCATCATCAGCCACGTAACCTACGGTGTTAAGCTCGCGAAGGAAATGGGCTTGCCGCAGCGGATCATCGACTTTATTCCGCAGCACCACGGCACACGAACCCTCCATTATTTCCTCAAGAAGGCGCAGGCCGAGGCCCGCGATGAGAACGAGATAAGCGAAAATGACTTCCGCTATCCGGGGCCGAAGCCGCAGTTTCGCGAGGCGGCGATAATGATGATCGCCGATAGCTGCGAGGCGGCTGCCCGCTCGTTGGCTGAGCCGACACCGGAGAATATTCGCTTTATCGTAACGAAGATCATCGACGCCATCGTCAGCGACGACCAACTCGACGAATGTGACCTAACGCTCCGTGAACTGACGCAGATCAGGGAAGCGATGATCCGTTCGCTCGTCGCGATCTATCATTCGCGAATCGATTATCCGGGCTACACGCCGCCGCAATCGGGGCAATACAAGATAACTCCGGAAGCCCTCGATAGCGAAGAACGCGGTGTGAGATATATGGATCCTGATGACATTCCCGTCTCGCCGGGCGGCGAGATCGAGGACGAAGCGATCGACCGCTCGCATAAACCAGACCGCGCGGAAAATAAGGCAGACGGTTCATCAGCTTGA